One Paraburkholderia agricolaris genomic region harbors:
- a CDS encoding GntR family transcriptional regulator yields the protein MLKPDPANVLPLSAAPLYEQIKTALRARILDGTYPAHSQMPSESDLCTMFNVSRITVRQALGDLQKEGLVFKLHGKGTFVAKPKAFQNVSALQGFAEAMSSMGYEIVNQLKHIRFIPATAHIASRLQLPEGTKVAEIHRVRLLNREPVSLEITWVPEALGKRLAGADLVTRDIFLILENDCAVPLGHADISIDAILADDEIVEALNVEEGSPVLRIERLTHSADGTPIDYEYLYFRGDAFQYRFRIDRQKEKKSTRKTK from the coding sequence ATGCTGAAACCCGACCCGGCCAACGTGCTGCCGCTTTCCGCCGCCCCGCTCTACGAGCAGATCAAGACGGCGTTGCGCGCGCGCATTCTCGACGGCACCTATCCGGCCCATTCGCAGATGCCGTCCGAAAGCGACCTCTGCACGATGTTCAACGTCAGCCGCATCACCGTGCGGCAAGCGCTCGGCGATCTGCAAAAGGAAGGCCTCGTTTTCAAGCTTCACGGCAAGGGTACCTTTGTCGCCAAGCCGAAAGCGTTCCAGAACGTCAGCGCGTTGCAAGGCTTTGCCGAGGCGATGTCGTCGATGGGCTATGAAATCGTCAACCAGCTCAAACATATCCGCTTCATCCCGGCCACCGCGCACATCGCAAGCCGCCTGCAACTGCCGGAAGGCACGAAGGTCGCCGAAATCCATCGGGTGCGTCTGCTCAATCGCGAACCGGTGTCGCTCGAAATCACGTGGGTGCCGGAAGCATTGGGCAAACGCCTCGCCGGCGCGGACCTCGTCACGCGCGACATCTTCCTGATTCTCGAGAACGACTGCGCCGTGCCGCTCGGCCACGCCGACATCTCCATCGACGCGATTCTCGCCGACGATGAAATCGTCGAGGCCCTGAATGTTGAAGAAGGCAGCCCCGTGCTGCGCATCGAACGTCTTACACATAGCGCGGACGGCACGCCAATCGACTACGAATACCTCTATTTCCGCGGCGACGCGTTTCAATACCGCTTTCGCATCGACCGTCAGAAAGAGAAGAAAAGCACAAGGAAGACGAAATGA